One window of the Equus asinus isolate D_3611 breed Donkey chromosome 28, EquAss-T2T_v2, whole genome shotgun sequence genome contains the following:
- the KIAA0513 gene encoding uncharacterized protein KIAA0513 homolog isoform X2, whose translation METPEVPVGSLIDFGTEPPASSPLEALPPKLQDGDGSQGDGASESETTESADSENDMGESPSHPPWDQYRRSSSNESFSSTQSTESAQDEETLELREFMRSYVEKIFSGGEELDQEEKAKFGEYCSSDNGKGREWFARYVSAQRCNSKCVSEPTFYRLVQSFAVVLFECHQMDDFGPARNLMTMCFTFYHVGKPHLLPSEAKEKPAGSIDSYLKSANSWLAEKKDIAERLLKNTSAKTENVKGFFGGLETKLKGPLVRKNEEEDSKPKEKLQKTVTAGSPEEERRGEKIYLYAHLKQQPIWHALRFWNAAFFDAVHCERRKRSPTTREKWCHMTQEERDDSLRFNENITFGQLGTFTHNMLAFGLSKKLCHDFLKKQAVIGNLDEEQYKLLSDHIEQMAAE comes from the exons ATGGAGACCCCTGAGGTCCCCGTGGGCTCACTGATTGACTTCGGGACTGAGCCACCCGCCTCCTCGCCCCTGGAGGCCCTGCCTCCAAAGCTGCAGGATGGAGACGGCTCCCAGGGCGACGGCGCGTCCGAGAGTGAGACCACGGAGTCGGCGGACAGCGAGAACGACATGGGCGAGTCGCCCTCACACCCGCCCTGGGACCAGTACCGCCGCTCCTCCTCCAACGAGTCCTTCTCGTCCACCCAAAGCACCGAGTCGGCCCAGGACGAGGAGACCCTGGAGCTCAGGGAGTTCATGCGCAGCTACGTGGAGAAGATTTTCTCTGGAGG GGAGGAGTTGGACCAGGAGGAGAAGGCCAAGTTTGGCGAGTACTGCAGCAGCGACAACGGGAAAGGCCGGGAGTGGTTTGCACGCTACGTGAGCGCCCAG CGCTGCAACTCCAAGTGTGTCTCCGAGCCGACCTTCTACCGCCTGGTGCAGTCTTTCGCCGTGGTCCTGTTCGA GTGCCACCAGATGGATGACTTCGGGCCCGCCAGGAACCTCATGACCATGTGCTTCACGTTTTACCACGTCG gtAAACCGCACCTGCTCCCGTCAGAAGCCAAGGAGAAGCCCGCAGGGAGCATCGACTCCTACCTGAAGTCTGCCAACAGCTGGCTGGCGGAGAAGAAGGACATCGCCGAGCGGCTGCTGAAGAACACGTCAGCCAAGACGGAGAACGTCAAAGGCTTCTTCGGGGGGCTGGAGACCAAGCTGAAGGGACCCCTGGTCAGGAAAAATGA GGAAGAGGACAGCAAGCCCAAGGAGAAGCTGCAGAAGACGG TGACCGCGGGCAGCccggaggaggagaggaggggcgaGAAGATCTACCTGTATGCGCACCTGAAGCAGCAGCCCATCTG GCACGCGCTGAGGTTCTGGAACGCGGCCTTTTTTGACGCCGTCCACTGTGAGAGGAGGAAGCGGTCTCCCACGACCAG GGAGAAGTGGTGCCACATGACCCAGGAGGAGCGCGACGACAGCCTGCGGTTCAACGAGAACATCACCTTCGGGCAGCTGGG CACCTTCACGCACAACATGCTGGCCTTCGGACTGAGCAAGAAGCTGTGCCACGACTTCCTGAAGAAGCAGGCCGTGATCGGCAACCTGGACGAGG AGCAATACAAGCTGCTGAGCGACCACATCGAGCAGATGGCCGCTGAGTAG
- the KIAA0513 gene encoding uncharacterized protein KIAA0513 homolog isoform X1: METPEVPVGSLIDFGTEPPASSPLEALPPKLQDGDGSQGDGASESETTESADSENDMGESPSHPPWDQYRRSSSNESFSSTQSTESAQDEETLELREFMRSYVEKIFSGGEELDQEEKAKFGEYCSSDNGKGREWFARYVSAQRCNSKCVSEPTFYRLVQSFAVVLFECHQMDDFGPARNLMTMCFTFYHVGKPHLLPSEAKEKPAGSIDSYLKSANSWLAEKKDIAERLLKNTSAKTENVKGFFGGLETKLKGPLVRKNEEEDSKPKEKLQKTVTAGSPEEERRGEKIYLYAHLKQQPIWHALRFWNAAFFDAVHCERRKRSPTTRGDAGEEEKTREKWCHMTQEERDDSLRFNENITFGQLGTFTHNMLAFGLSKKLCHDFLKKQAVIGNLDEEQYKLLSDHIEQMAAE, translated from the exons ATGGAGACCCCTGAGGTCCCCGTGGGCTCACTGATTGACTTCGGGACTGAGCCACCCGCCTCCTCGCCCCTGGAGGCCCTGCCTCCAAAGCTGCAGGATGGAGACGGCTCCCAGGGCGACGGCGCGTCCGAGAGTGAGACCACGGAGTCGGCGGACAGCGAGAACGACATGGGCGAGTCGCCCTCACACCCGCCCTGGGACCAGTACCGCCGCTCCTCCTCCAACGAGTCCTTCTCGTCCACCCAAAGCACCGAGTCGGCCCAGGACGAGGAGACCCTGGAGCTCAGGGAGTTCATGCGCAGCTACGTGGAGAAGATTTTCTCTGGAGG GGAGGAGTTGGACCAGGAGGAGAAGGCCAAGTTTGGCGAGTACTGCAGCAGCGACAACGGGAAAGGCCGGGAGTGGTTTGCACGCTACGTGAGCGCCCAG CGCTGCAACTCCAAGTGTGTCTCCGAGCCGACCTTCTACCGCCTGGTGCAGTCTTTCGCCGTGGTCCTGTTCGA GTGCCACCAGATGGATGACTTCGGGCCCGCCAGGAACCTCATGACCATGTGCTTCACGTTTTACCACGTCG gtAAACCGCACCTGCTCCCGTCAGAAGCCAAGGAGAAGCCCGCAGGGAGCATCGACTCCTACCTGAAGTCTGCCAACAGCTGGCTGGCGGAGAAGAAGGACATCGCCGAGCGGCTGCTGAAGAACACGTCAGCCAAGACGGAGAACGTCAAAGGCTTCTTCGGGGGGCTGGAGACCAAGCTGAAGGGACCCCTGGTCAGGAAAAATGA GGAAGAGGACAGCAAGCCCAAGGAGAAGCTGCAGAAGACGG TGACCGCGGGCAGCccggaggaggagaggaggggcgaGAAGATCTACCTGTATGCGCACCTGAAGCAGCAGCCCATCTG GCACGCGCTGAGGTTCTGGAACGCGGCCTTTTTTGACGCCGTCCACTGTGAGAGGAGGAAGCGGTCTCCCACGACCAG AGGGGACgcgggagaggaggagaagacgAG GGAGAAGTGGTGCCACATGACCCAGGAGGAGCGCGACGACAGCCTGCGGTTCAACGAGAACATCACCTTCGGGCAGCTGGG CACCTTCACGCACAACATGCTGGCCTTCGGACTGAGCAAGAAGCTGTGCCACGACTTCCTGAAGAAGCAGGCCGTGATCGGCAACCTGGACGAGG AGCAATACAAGCTGCTGAGCGACCACATCGAGCAGATGGCCGCTGAGTAG